The genomic interval GAAACGATTTTATTTTTTCCGTAGGTTCTCCGTTTGTATAAAACAATAAAGACCTTGCAATAGGATATTTACCATTTTTCACCGTATCAATTGAAGGAAAAACATAGGGTGATTTACCATCTTTGGCAATTGGCACCGCTTTTTGCCTATCATTTAAATAACCAAGCCCTATATAGCCAATCGCGGAAGAATTGGAAGCCACCTCTTCGACTATTGCCTGTGAAGACGGCATCATAAGGGCGCTCTGGTTAAATTCGTCTTTATTATTCTTATCTCCATGCTTGATGACATGTTCTAAAAAGAAAACATGCGTCCCGGAATTTCTGTCACGGGAGAGGGCGACAATTTTTTCATCTTTGCCACCAACCTCTTTCCAATTTTTTATTTTTCCGGTATAGATATCAGCCAACTGCTGCATTGTTAATTTGCTTACAGGATTTGAGGGGTTTATGACTATTGTTACTCCATCGTTTGCGACATGGAATTCTTTTGGATTAATCCCGCGTTTTTTCGCCATTTCAATTTCACTTGGCTCCATGTTGCGGGATGCTTGAGCGATATCCGTAGCGCCACTTATAAGAGCTGCAATTCCCGTGCCAGAACCCCCGCCTGTAATGGCAAGAGATATATCACTGTGTTCTTTCATAAATACTTCAGCCCAAGCTTGACCAAGATTAACCATGGTATCTGAACCTCTAATTTGAATAGCCTTATTTCCAGAAGCACAACCCAAAAGAAAAGCAACGGATAATAAAAGAAAAAGAGAAGCAAAAATTACTTTTTTAAACATTATACCCCTCCTAAGCAAATAAACTTATGAGTAAGTATATTATGACAATGTTACGGGAATATTACATAAATGTTACAGGAAGGTTACAAGACGCTAAATTAGAAAGTAGTAATGCGTCTCCTTCCTACTCCCGACGGAGTAAATAGCAATGTGGAAAAAATTATCTTTTTGGGAGTTAAACCTGCTTACTTATTTTTGGTCAGGAGTCAATATTATAGGGATACTGATTTGGGTAGAAAAAGAATATTAGATAATCAAAGAATACATGTTTTTACTTCCCAATTTGCAGAAAATTTCGCTCTTTCTGAAAATGAGGCCAAAGTTTTAACTAAAGCTTTAAATGAAAGAGTAGTGGATACTATCTTGGATAACTATCGAAAACATGAGGAAGAAATGCGTAGATACGAAGAAAATAAATTAAGATCAAGGGTCCCAGTATACTATTGAAATTCTTAGCCCCGATTTATTTCTGAATTAACACTTTAACAACCGACTAAACTCATCGACAGACAAATCGGCTTGACGGATAATTGCCCTAAGCGTGCCGCGATCCAACTCCTTATGATTTGGAACAACAACTTGGCAAAAAGGAACATCTCTTCGCAAAGCTACGTGGCTTCCTTCCTGCCTTTTAAAGTAAAAGCCTGCCTTTTCTAAAGCCTTTATACATTCTTTGCCAGATGCCACTGGAAGTTTGGTCATACGGCAACAACCATGGCGTCAAATCGTTCTGATGGGACAGAGAGATGGTCTTCTTCTAAAGCATGTATATAGCAAGAAATCGCTTCTTTCGCATTCTGAATAGCTTCTTCTTTTGTTTTTCCTTGGCTAATACAACCAGGAAGACTTGGGCATTCCGCAATCCAATAGGAATCTTCTCCATGATATATAATCACTTCTCTCATTTTAATTTCACCTCTCATTGAAATTCTCTCTACAATCTGTCGACATTATAGCAGGAAAGAGCACAGGAGGTCTACATGCATGAGCAATTTAATGGTCGCAAAATTAGCTAGAAACATTTTTGAATATGGTGGGTTTTGTTTTAATGGACTTGATAGTCTTGACCAAGGAAAAGGAAAGTACTCTAATGCTTTGTCAAGGGCTTTACAATTTCCGCCAACAGCCTCAACACACTCTTTAAGTAAAGCCAAAGGTGAGCTGGGGTCTTTGGGGAATTTGAGCGAGAGAAATAATAGCGATAAGATTTCTTCCCCCTGGAAAATTTTTGTAGCAAATTCTACTAATCCAGGCAGAGGACATTTTACAATATTATCAATTAATGGATTGATAACTCTTTACCCTCGTGAAATGGATGTAAGAGACCATGAAGCGCTTAGGTGCGATGTGCTTTGGAATGCTGCTCATCCTGTACCACAATCACCACAACAAACATTATGGGAAAGAATTACTCGCAAACCAGAACCATACATTCCAAGACCCGAAAAAACACTTAAAAATTTAATGCATGTTTTTTGGGTAACTGGAAATAATACACAGTTGATTTTTGGACGCGGAAGCGTTAGTGCGGCATTTCTATTGCCATCTTCAGATGCAATGGATCTTATGAGAATGGCAAGAGAGAATCCTAATAACTATCATGCTCTTCTTGCTACTTTATGGCCAGGATACAGGTTTCTTCATCCACTATTAAACTTGGGAAAGATGGAAATACAAGAGGTTGTTGAGCCAATGGCTAGTGAGAATCGAGCCTTTCAATTAGTGCGGCAAGGAAAACGGTTTTCTAACAAAGTCATATGTTATAACCCTTCGCTTCCTTGATATCGGCTCTTATGCCTTTTTAACTTTCTCAGGACTTTATAACGCCAAAAAGCCGATTCCCCTTTTAGGCTTTTCAGGCACAGCAAGCATTTGTTTTATGGTTTCAAAAATTAGTTTAATATCGTCGGTATTAGTGCCAACTTTAGATTCAAGTTCTTTCAATTTTTCAGCAAGAACTTTATTATTTTCCATAAAAAATCTTAATTTTGTGAAGGTTCTCATTATTGCAATATTTACATCAATAGCTTGTTGGCTGTTTAAAACAGAAGAAAGCATTAAAATTCCATGTTCTGTAAAAACATAAGGCAAAGCGCCTCCAAAATACGACTTAGATGGTATGACATTTTGGCATACCATTAAATCAATCTCTTGATTTGAAAGTACAAACATAAAATCTTCTGGAAATCTTTTTAGATTTCTTTTAACTTGTCTTTTAAGCTGTGATGTATCAATTCCATAAAGCTCCGCCAAATCCCGATCCAACATCACCTTCAATCCTCTTATCACATAAATCTTATTCTCGATAACTTCTACAGGAACTACATTTTTCATATAAAAACACCTCCACCCAAGTGCCAGCAATTTTCATGCCACGGGGTAGATAGTGGAAAGCGGATGCCTAACGGCCTCTGCCTGCCAACAGGCAGAGGCAAGGTCATTGCTGTCTTGTTGAACCGCTTTGTTTGAAACCCTCATCGATTATGATATTATTGCAACATGGATATCGTTCTCAGAGTAAAAAACAGATCAACAAAAAAAGAGATATTTATTAACAATAATCTAAAAATATACGACAAAGAAGAGATATTACTTCTTATCACACAACAAAAAATCAATAATCTGTCTTTAGCAAAAAGAAACGGGAAAGCATACATAAAATCAAAACCAAACGCTAAAACCACGGACAATCTTTCCAGTAAGTCAATTTCTCACACTGAGCTTATATCATTTTATAAAAACTACGCCAAGGCAATTACTGATAAAAATATTAAAAAGTATGACTATGTTCGCAGAAAACAACAGAAAAAAAACCTTATCACTATCAAGGATGATAAGGGGGATTTTGTCTCAACTAAAACAGACAATGACATTAAAAATCACCTTGAAAAATATAGGGGCGTTATTTTTAAAGCCGCAAGAGAGCAAAAGATTGATCCTTTTCTACTTGGTGCCATTTTAATCGATGAATATTGTCGTATGGGGTGGGACGATTGGCTTGACTGGTTGGGCGCCTTAAATATTAAAGATACTTCTGTTGGTATAGCACAGATAAAACTTAGCACCGCCAGGGAAATTCTTAAAAAGCGCTATTATAATCCTGCTCCCGGTAAAATTACTCACCAATCACCCTCAATGCAAATTTGGTTATACTTAAATCGACCGGAACACTCAATTCAGTTTTCTGCCGCTACTATAAAGTTGTCAATTGTGTATTGGCAGAAAAAGAAAATTGATATATCAAAACAAACCAGAGTATTGGCCTATCTTTATTCATACGGATACACCAAAGACATCAAGAGGGCGAGAGTAAAAAGATGCATACAAATTTCAGCCGAATTTTACCAAATGGCAAAGTCAATACTGTTGTAAAAATATTTTTTCTGTTAACATTTATAGTATTGATTGCTGGTTTGCTATGGGTAGCAGGTTTACCCTTTCCTTACTTGCTTAATAACTATCGTTTAAATTCTTTTGCTGATCAGCTAAATAATATACCGCCTCCTCCCCAAACAAAAAGAGTCGGTCCCTCTGTCAAGAAATTCGGGAATCTTGGAACCTGCAGTAAGCATGGTGATTATTATGCGGAATTTAGAATTATTACCTCATTGTCCTATCCGCAGTTAAAAACGTTTTATGACCAATATAGCATTCAAGTGCCAGAGATAAATGATGTCTTTTCATCCTTATTTAGAGGACTTGGCACGCATGGCTTGCAAGCTGTTGAGGTTGAAAAGATTGAAGGGATAAAAAATGGCTATGTGGTTTATGCTTTTGACCCTGGCTATTGGCATAATGATTTTAGATGCTGGTAAAGTCGACAATTTAACCCTGATTATCCTAATCAAGGTGAATAATCGGGGTTAATTATATAATATCGCACAGCGATACCATCATTGGACATTCGACATTGGAAAACTTGTCCTGAGCTTGTCGAAGGATTGGAAATTAGACAGTACCCCACTCCTTAATCTTACTCTCAATAGAATCCCTCACAACCCTCACCTTTGCCAACTTTTCTTGATCTGTCCCCGTAAAACCCGACGGATCAGTAAAACTCCAATTCATTTTAACAGCATTCCCAGGGAAAATAGGACATCTTTGCGCAGAAGCTTCATCACAAACCGTAATTACATAATCGTAAAGTTTCCCCTGCTTATAAAAATCAAAAACACTCTTTGTTTTATTGCCTGAAATATCAATTCCAACCTCTTTCATAGCTTCTACAACAAGAGGATTAAGTATCCCAGCCTCAAGCCCCGCGCTTTCAACTTCAAACTTATCACCGCCGTATTTTTTCAAAAAAGCTTCCGCCATTTGGCTCCTTGCCGAATTATGAATACATATAAACAAAACTTTTTTCTTGTCCATAAAAAATCGCCCCCTTATTAGCCTTCCTTGGCAAAAAAATGCCTTGTCATCAAACTTATTTTGACCAGCATCAACATTACAGGAACCTCAATTAGAACTCCGACAACAGTCGCAAGCGAAGCCCCGGATGATAAGCCAAACAATATTGTTGAAGTGGCAATCGCAACTTCAAAA from candidate division WOR-1 bacterium RIFOXYB2_FULL_36_35 carries:
- a CDS encoding arsenate reductase, whose protein sequence is MDKKKVLFICIHNSARSQMAEAFLKKYGGDKFEVESAGLEAGILNPLVVEAMKEVGIDISGNKTKSVFDFYKQGKLYDYVITVCDEASAQRCPIFPGNAVKMNWSFTDPSGFTGTDQEKLAKVRVVRDSIESKIKEWGTV